In Campylobacter vicugnae, a genomic segment contains:
- a CDS encoding YeiH family protein, translated as MYAATILIILAAISILAANFLSAFGISALIIAVILGAILANSSKKSANLIARSGILAISTKQILRLGIILYGFKISLDEALSIGYAGILSAFIIVFSSFIVGYFICRVFGIDKKLSVLISSGSSICGAAALMATQSIVKASPNAVAIALCSVVIFGSLGMFIYPFVLSEAQNLKAGFIIGASLHEVAHVAGASAYNEVVANNAIIIKMLRVLMLAPFLIILSLASGFFIGEKSNIRANFPYFALWFFVALLCSGFINPQIKEFISLVDNFLLSVAMSALGLTITKKALKNANLKVFIASSLIFLWLIVLAFVLANLLF; from the coding sequence ATGTACGCCGCTACTATCTTGATAATTTTAGCGGCTATATCTATTTTAGCAGCGAATTTTTTAAGCGCTTTTGGGATTAGCGCTTTGATAATTGCTGTGATTTTGGGTGCTATTTTAGCCAATAGTAGCAAAAAAAGTGCGAATTTGATAGCTAGAAGTGGGATTTTGGCTATATCTACAAAGCAAATTCTAAGACTTGGGATTATTCTATATGGATTTAAAATCAGCCTCGATGAAGCACTTAGTATCGGCTATGCTGGGATTTTAAGTGCTTTTATCATTGTTTTTAGTAGCTTTATTGTTGGATATTTTATCTGTCGTGTTTTTGGTATTGATAAGAAACTTTCAGTCTTGATAAGCTCTGGGTCTAGCATCTGCGGTGCGGCTGCTTTGATGGCCACTCAAAGCATTGTCAAAGCTTCACCAAATGCCGTAGCCATCGCACTTTGCTCGGTTGTGATATTTGGTAGTTTGGGAATGTTTATATACCCATTTGTCCTTAGTGAAGCTCAAAATCTCAAAGCTGGATTTATAATCGGTGCTAGCTTACACGAAGTAGCGCATGTAGCTGGTGCTAGTGCTTATAATGAAGTAGTAGCCAATAACGCAATTATAATAAAAATGCTAAGAGTTCTAATGCTAGCGCCATTTTTGATAATTTTAAGCCTTGCTAGTGGATTTTTCATCGGCGAAAAATCAAACATTAGGGCGAATTTTCCATATTTTGCTCTATGGTTTTTTGTAGCATTACTCTGCTCTGGATTTATAAATCCGCAAATTAAAGAGTTTATATCTTTGGTTGATAATTTCTTGCTTAGTGTTGCGATGAGTGCCCTAGGGCTTACAATCACCAAAAAAGCTTTGAAAAATGCAAATTTAAAGGTATTTATCGCTTCTAGTTTGATATTTTTGTGGCTTATTGTTTTGGCTTTTGTCTTAGCAAATTTGCTATTTTAA
- a CDS encoding anthranilate synthase component II produces MRVLLIDNYDSFTYNIVYYLKELGVKVKVVKNDFATTKKAIKYANKFDKIIISPGFGTPDDSGICVDIIKALSSKKPILGVCLGHQCLAKAFGGDIIRMPRPFHGISIECEFKKSLLFKGVKKPLKIALYNSLCVKNIAEFDILADIKVENKSIIMAIKHKKYHCYGVQFHPESILQAQGKKILKNFLNLK; encoded by the coding sequence ATGAGAGTTTTATTGATAGATAATTACGACTCATTTACCTATAATATAGTCTATTATTTAAAAGAGCTTGGCGTTAAGGTTAAGGTGGTAAAAAATGATTTTGCTACTACAAAAAAAGCTATAAAATATGCTAATAAATTTGATAAAATCATTATTTCACCTGGATTTGGAACGCCTGATGATTCTGGTATTTGCGTTGATATTATAAAGGCTTTAAGTAGCAAAAAACCAATTCTAGGTGTATGCTTAGGTCATCAATGCTTAGCTAAAGCTTTTGGTGGCGATATTATTCGTATGCCCAGACCATTTCATGGTATAAGCATAGAATGCGAATTTAAAAAATCTTTACTTTTTAAAGGGGTAAAAAAACCTTTAAAAATAGCCTTATACAACTCTTTATGCGTAAAAAATATAGCCGAATTTGATATTTTAGCAGATATAAAAGTAGAAAATAAAAGCATTATTATGGCCATAAAACATAAAAAATATCATTGCTATGGAGTTCAGTTTCATCCTGAATCTATATTGCAAGCTCAAGGCAAAAAGATATTAAAAAATTTCTTAAATTTAAAATAG
- the thiC gene encoding phosphomethylpyrimidine synthase ThiC gives MRQAWCQKRQNDPTPTQMYYAKNGIITEEMEYVANIEKLEATKVRELVASGKLIIPANINHHNLIPMAIGRAVTCKINANIGSSAIISNINEEIEKLNVCLKYGADTVMDLSTGGDLDAIRRAIIANSTVPIGTVPIYQIIHDIKDLDNLTPQIMLDCIEKQAKQGVSYFTIHAGFLLEFMPLVAKRKMGIVSRGGSLMASWMMKHHKENPFYTAFDDICDICAKYDVALSLGDSLRPGCLADASDEAQMAELKELGNLTRRAWAKNVQVMVEGPGHVPFNQIEFNMKEQQRLCDDAPFYILGPLPTDIGAGYDHITSAIGGTMAAYHGASMLCYVTPKEHLGLPNAKDVRDGIIAHKIAAHSADIALNRPGAIDRDHAMSDARYKFEWNKQFELALDPDKARELHDESLPQDVFKEAEFCSMCGPKFCAYKISQEIAKTSCESYPTNESKDI, from the coding sequence ATGAGACAAGCGTGGTGTCAAAAACGCCAAAATGATCCTACTCCAACTCAGATGTATTATGCTAAAAATGGCATAATAACTGAAGAAATGGAGTATGTAGCAAATATAGAAAAACTAGAAGCTACCAAGGTTAGAGAGCTAGTCGCAAGTGGTAAGCTTATAATCCCAGCTAATATCAATCACCACAATCTAATCCCAATGGCAATAGGTAGAGCAGTAACTTGTAAAATAAATGCAAATATAGGCTCAAGTGCGATAATTAGCAATATAAATGAAGAGATAGAAAAGCTAAATGTCTGTTTAAAATATGGAGCCGATACTGTAATGGATCTAAGCACTGGTGGCGATTTAGATGCTATTAGAAGAGCAATTATAGCAAATTCAACTGTGCCAATTGGCACTGTGCCAATCTATCAAATAATCCACGATATCAAAGATTTAGACAATCTAACTCCACAAATTATGCTTGATTGCATAGAAAAACAAGCAAAACAAGGCGTAAGCTACTTTACAATTCATGCTGGATTTTTGCTTGAGTTTATGCCATTAGTAGCTAAGCGTAAAATGGGAATTGTCAGCCGCGGTGGAAGCTTGATGGCTAGCTGGATGATGAAACATCATAAAGAAAATCCATTTTATACTGCATTTGATGATATATGCGATATATGTGCTAAATACGATGTTGCTCTATCTCTTGGTGATAGTTTGCGTCCTGGTTGCCTTGCTGATGCTAGCGATGAGGCTCAAATGGCTGAGCTAAAAGAGCTTGGAAATCTAACTAGAAGAGCCTGGGCAAAAAATGTTCAAGTAATGGTAGAAGGCCCTGGGCATGTGCCATTTAATCAGATTGAATTTAATATGAAAGAACAGCAAAGACTCTGTGACGATGCTCCATTTTACATCCTTGGGCCATTGCCTACTGATATTGGCGCTGGATATGATCATATCACAAGTGCTATTGGTGGAACTATGGCTGCATATCATGGCGCTAGTATGTTATGCTATGTTACGCCTAAAGAGCATCTAGGCTTACCAAATGCTAAAGATGTAAGAGATGGCATAATAGCTCACAAAATTGCAGCTCACTCAGCCGATATCGCATTAAATCGTCCAGGTGCCATAGATAGAGATCACGCTATGAGCGATGCAAGATATAAATTTGAGTGGAACAAGCAGTTTGAATTAGCTCTAGATCCAGATAAAGCAAGAGAATTGCACGATGAGAGCCTTCCTCAAGATGTATTTAAAGAGGCTGAGTTTTGTTCTATGTGTGGGCCTAAATTTTGTGCTTATAAAATAAGTCAAGAGATAGCCAAAACTAGCTGTGAAAGCTACCCTACAAATGAGAGCAAAGATATATAA
- a CDS encoding low molecular weight protein-tyrosine-phosphatase, giving the protein MVKSILFVCLGNICRSPLAEGIARKVAKERGLDILIDSAGTSNYHIGEPPDSRSIEIGRQNGVNISMLKGRQISGSDSKFDLIVAMDRQNYANISRLGLGNRLVMMGEFGLDEADIPDPYYGNNQEFKMVYDMLYKAINAMFDEVLK; this is encoded by the coding sequence ATGGTTAAATCAATTTTGTTTGTATGTCTTGGTAATATTTGTCGCTCACCATTAGCAGAAGGAATCGCAAGAAAGGTAGCCAAAGAGCGCGGTTTAGATATTTTAATAGATTCAGCTGGAACTAGTAATTATCACATAGGAGAACCGCCAGATTCTCGCTCTATTGAGATTGGGCGTCAAAATGGAGTGAATATATCTATGCTAAAAGGTAGGCAAATTAGTGGGAGTGATTCCAAATTTGATCTAATAGTAGCAATGGATAGACAAAATTATGCTAATATCTCACGCCTTGGATTAGGAAATAGGCTTGTGATGATGGGGGAATTTGGTTTAGATGAGGCTGATATACCAGATCCATATTATGGCAATAATCAAGAGTTTAAAATGGTATATGATATGCTTTATAAAGCTATAAATGCGATGTTTGATGAGGTTCTTAAATGA
- a CDS encoding sulfate adenylyltransferase: MISTDRSNIININQDTYGTLGLIKNQILGKFKRLMDANEAKTVYQTGYFRGEPMPYAYTFAPFGRRNQAIIRAIKQGQKLEFALNGNIVGHMVVSSVYKLENPHNSIFAAREVELDDDNKTGKYAVSGEFEIYDNTLAKIKKSVLNTIKEKNYQKVTALMLTADPFHRLHERLVRMTIDKADITIIFLIRTLDSKRNIDFKLRQKTLEYFVSNFLPSERVIIVPFENSYLFSNHINPVLECLTAYNFGATKLVVGQNHGGIGMFYDHNQPSTILDSVAKNLDIELIVMPELVYCNQCRTIVSTKTCPHGQHHHIKYKSDTLKELLFRGILPPAILMRKEISAMILSTLFPDRFENFQKICDDLFPNVGLLEERTQSDFYLELMSLYQTTSLT, translated from the coding sequence ATGATATCTACAGACAGAAGTAATATTATAAATATCAATCAAGATACATATGGCACCTTAGGTCTTATCAAAAATCAAATTTTAGGTAAATTTAAAAGGCTTATGGATGCTAATGAGGCTAAAACGGTTTATCAAACTGGATATTTTAGAGGTGAGCCGATGCCGTATGCTTATACCTTCGCACCATTTGGCAGAAGAAATCAAGCCATAATTAGAGCTATCAAGCAGGGTCAAAAGCTTGAATTTGCACTAAATGGAAATATAGTTGGTCATATGGTTGTCTCATCAGTTTATAAGCTTGAAAATCCTCATAATAGTATTTTTGCTGCTAGAGAGGTAGAACTAGATGATGATAATAAAACAGGTAAATACGCAGTTAGCGGCGAATTTGAGATTTATGATAATACATTGGCCAAGATTAAAAAAAGTGTCTTAAACACAATAAAAGAGAAAAATTATCAAAAAGTAACTGCCTTAATGCTAACAGCCGATCCGTTTCATAGATTGCATGAAAGACTTGTAAGAATGACAATAGATAAGGCTGATATCACTATTATCTTTTTAATCCGCACTTTAGATAGTAAAAGAAATATTGATTTTAAACTAAGACAAAAAACTTTAGAGTATTTTGTAAGTAACTTCTTGCCTAGTGAGCGTGTGATTATAGTGCCATTTGAGAATAGTTATCTATTTAGCAATCATATAAATCCAGTTTTAGAGTGTTTAACAGCTTATAATTTTGGTGCAACAAAGCTGGTTGTAGGACAAAATCATGGCGGTATTGGTATGTTTTATGACCATAACCAGCCAAGCACAATTTTAGATAGTGTTGCTAAAAATTTAGATATAGAACTCATAGTTATGCCTGAGCTGGTTTATTGTAATCAGTGCCGAACTATTGTAAGTACTAAGACCTGCCCGCATGGTCAGCATCATCATATTAAATATAAATCTGATACGCTAAAAGAGCTTTTATTCCGTGGAATTTTGCCGCCTGCAATTTTAATGCGTAAAGAGATTTCAGCAATGATTTTAAGCACTCTATTTCCTGATAGATTTGAAAACTTTCAAAAGATTTGCGATGATTTATTTCCAAATGTTGGACTTTTAGAAGAGCGTACGCAAAGCGATTTTTATCTAGAATTGATGAGCTTATATCAGACAACTTCACTTACATAA
- a CDS encoding group III truncated hemoglobin — protein MKYNEITSENIAELMESFYEAIREDETGLGDIFNHKIGTTEEEWDAHKAKIGEFWKGVLIGESTFRGNPMQAHMNLDPFPPELFDNWLNLFKESLNSIYEPQIADMILMRAQMIASRFKSVLYS, from the coding sequence ATGAAATATAACGAAATTACAAGCGAGAATATCGCAGAGCTTATGGAGAGCTTTTATGAAGCAATTAGAGAAGATGAGACTGGTCTAGGCGATATATTTAACCATAAAATCGGTACAACCGAAGAGGAGTGGGATGCACATAAGGCTAAAATTGGTGAGTTTTGGAAAGGTGTATTAATTGGCGAAAGCACATTTAGAGGCAATCCTATGCAAGCTCATATGAATCTTGATCCATTTCCACCTGAGCTATTTGATAACTGGTTAAATTTATTCAAAGAGAGTTTAAATAGCATTTATGAACCACAAATTGCTGATATGATTTTAATGCGCGCTCAAATGATCGCAAGTAGATTTAAATCAGTTTTATACTCATAA
- a CDS encoding Mrp/NBP35 family ATP-binding protein has protein sequence MDEKILNKLQSVIYPGFKKSIVDFGFVKSTNPKIVVEITSAKPEVAQTIKNEIEKLNLGKEIEIIAPKPQTQQSNSQSGKNIAPQIKNFVMVSSGKGGVGKSTTTLNLAISLAKQGKKVGLLDADIYGPNIPRMLGVQGRQPEVEGQKLKPLQTHGIEMMSMGLLIEDGQGLMWRGAMIMKAITQLLNEVLWSELDILLLDMPPGTGDAQITLAQSVPVTAGICVTTPQTVALDDSARSLDMFEKLHIPVAGVIENMSGFICPDNGKEYDIFGKGGADALASEYDTTILAQIPIEPSVRIGGDSGKPVSFYEPNSISAKRYDEAATKLWKIIEDINANGGADNSAIQPDMNKSSCH, from the coding sequence ATGGATGAAAAAATTTTAAATAAACTACAAAGCGTGATTTATCCAGGCTTTAAAAAAAGCATTGTAGATTTTGGCTTTGTAAAATCAACTAATCCTAAAATAGTTGTAGAAATTACATCAGCCAAACCTGAAGTTGCTCAAACTATCAAAAATGAGATAGAAAAGTTAAATTTAGGCAAAGAGATAGAGATTATCGCACCAAAGCCTCAAACCCAACAATCAAATTCACAAAGCGGGAAAAATATTGCTCCTCAAATTAAAAATTTTGTAATGGTAAGCAGTGGAAAAGGTGGAGTAGGCAAATCTACAACTACTTTAAATCTAGCTATCTCACTTGCTAAACAAGGCAAAAAAGTCGGTCTATTAGATGCTGATATATATGGTCCAAATATACCTAGAATGTTAGGCGTCCAAGGTCGCCAACCTGAAGTAGAAGGACAAAAATTAAAACCACTTCAAACTCATGGTATTGAGATGATGAGTATGGGACTATTAATAGAAGATGGTCAAGGCCTTATGTGGAGAGGCGCAATGATTATGAAGGCAATCACTCAACTACTAAATGAAGTATTATGGAGTGAGCTTGATATCTTGCTACTTGATATGCCTCCAGGAACAGGCGATGCACAAATAACTCTAGCTCAAAGCGTACCAGTAACGGCTGGAATTTGCGTTACTACTCCTCAAACTGTGGCTTTAGATGATTCAGCTAGAAGTCTTGATATGTTTGAAAAACTTCATATCCCAGTAGCTGGAGTAATAGAAAATATGAGCGGATTTATCTGTCCTGATAATGGCAAGGAGTATGATATATTTGGCAAAGGTGGAGCCGATGCCTTAGCAAGCGAATATGATACAACTATACTAGCTCAAATTCCTATAGAACCATCTGTAAGAATTGGTGGAGATAGTGGCAAACCTGTAAGCTTTTATGAACCAAATTCAATTAGCGCAAAAAGATATGATGAAGCCGCAACAAAATTATGGAAAATTATAGAAGATATAAATGCAAATGGTGGCGCTGATAACTCAGCTATTCAGCCAGATATGAATAAATCTAGCTGTCATTAA
- a CDS encoding bifunctional 2-C-methyl-D-erythritol 4-phosphate cytidylyltransferase/2-C-methyl-D-erythritol 2,4-cyclodiphosphate synthase — protein MIDISLVMLGAGSSTRFGLATKKQWLRTGDDPLWLKATKNISSNYNFKEIIVVSNECEYMSRFASNIKFIQGGSTRQDSLKNALNHISSDYVMVSDIARIDIPDVLIKRLIKDANLADCIVPALKVSDTVAYGSEYINRDELKRIQTPQLSKTNILKQALNSDIIYTDDSSAIAAIGGKVWYVEGDERARKLTYKDDLKLLNIEPPSSDIFCGNGFDVHAFCEGDYLNLAGVKVPFNKAFKAHSDGDVAIHALCDAILGAAGAPDIGQLFPDTDMKFKGIDSKILLERSVEFVRSIGFEIINVDITIICEKPKISPYKDEMAKTIASVMGINRFRVNIKATTSEKLGFTGRGEGVAVMVSVNLKYFDWTRV, from the coding sequence TTGATTGATATCTCTTTAGTAATGCTAGGCGCTGGAAGTTCTACAAGATTTGGCCTAGCGACCAAAAAGCAGTGGTTACGCACTGGCGATGATCCATTATGGCTAAAAGCTACGAAAAATATAAGCTCAAATTATAATTTCAAAGAGATTATTGTAGTTAGCAATGAGTGTGAATATATGTCAAGATTTGCCTCAAATATTAAATTTATTCAAGGTGGCTCAACTCGCCAAGATAGTCTTAAAAATGCATTAAATCACATTAGCAGCGACTATGTGATGGTAAGCGATATAGCTAGAATAGATATACCAGATGTATTGATTAAAAGATTGATAAAAGATGCAAATTTAGCCGATTGTATTGTCCCAGCATTAAAAGTAAGCGATACAGTAGCTTATGGTAGCGAGTATATAAATAGAGATGAGTTAAAGCGAATTCAAACCCCACAACTCTCCAAAACGAACATATTAAAACAAGCATTAAATAGCGATATTATCTATACAGATGATAGCTCAGCTATTGCTGCTATTGGTGGTAAGGTTTGGTATGTAGAGGGCGATGAGAGAGCTAGAAAGCTTACTTATAAAGATGATTTAAAACTTTTAAATATTGAGCCTCCATCATCTGATATATTTTGTGGAAATGGTTTTGATGTGCATGCATTTTGCGAGGGTGATTATTTAAATTTAGCTGGAGTTAAAGTGCCATTTAATAAGGCTTTTAAGGCTCATAGTGATGGCGATGTAGCTATTCATGCGCTTTGTGATGCGATTTTAGGAGCGGCTGGCGCACCTGATATTGGCCAACTTTTCCCAGATACTGATATGAAATTTAAAGGTATTGATTCTAAAATCTTACTTGAGCGTAGCGTGGAGTTTGTGCGTTCTATTGGATTTGAGATTATCAATGTTGATATAACCATAATTTGCGAAAAACCAAAGATATCGCCATATAAAGATGAAATGGCAAAAACCATAGCAAGCGTAATGGGTATAAATAGATTTAGAGTAAATATAAAAGCTACTACGAGTGAGAAGCTAGGATTTACCGGGCGTGGCGAGGGAGTTGCTGTAATGGTTAGTGTGAATTTGAAATATTTTGATTGGACTAGGGTATGA
- a CDS encoding GNAT family N-acetyltransferase, with translation MKLEYQKIDFTHIDFAKITALNLDLFPQNELVAPINLSNNIYANDENLSIFSFYNDKEFVGYAAIYSYENISYLAFLAVCAKYQGRGFGGLILEILKSNFNSIVLEIESLDPKATDYLQRVKRSKFYNNHGFKDSGYKISYCKMTYSIYSNFELDSKQFIDMFNLFKSKNYFDFKFE, from the coding sequence ATGAAATTAGAGTATCAAAAGATTGACTTTACTCATATAGATTTTGCCAAAATCACTGCTTTGAATTTAGATCTGTTTCCACAAAATGAGCTAGTAGCGCCAATAAATTTATCTAATAACATATATGCAAATGATGAGAATCTATCTATTTTCTCTTTTTATAATGATAAAGAGTTTGTAGGTTATGCTGCTATATATAGCTATGAAAATATATCTTATTTAGCATTTTTAGCAGTTTGTGCTAAGTATCAAGGGCGCGGTTTTGGTGGTTTAATTTTAGAAATTTTAAAATCAAATTTTAACTCAATAGTTTTAGAGATTGAGAGTTTAGATCCAAAAGCTACTGATTACTTACAAAGAGTCAAACGCAGTAAATTTTATAACAATCACGGATTTAAAGATTCTGGTTATAAAATATCATATTGCAAAATGACCTATAGTATTTATAGTAATTTTGAGCTTGATTCTAAGCAATTTATAGATATGTTTAATCTATTTAAGAGCAAAAATTATTTTGATTTTAAATTTGAATAG
- a CDS encoding bifunctional chorismate-binding protein/class IV aminotransferase yields the protein MSEFSIFGKYLYYDLSKEFICFTKDELNKALNFMQNRKNEYFVGYLTYDMDENNPNYPIAHFKGYRNKEIFKPKNSFKFSLFKPYFYPQILKNLSKKEYENAFAHIKNELASGNSYQINFTSELQISTKVSSDDIIATLLNRQKSRYFGYFKSQFCEIISFSPELFFKLKGKNITFAPMKGTIRRGQNKAEDRVLKAKLKNDPKTRSENLMIVDLLRNDMSKIIKIGSLHIKKPMKIIKLKTLFQAISPLKAKLKNRNLSKIFNAVFPCGSITGAPKLATMRIIKRLEDRERGVYCGAMGVINANKAIFSVPIRTLEKRFNQDFYRYGVGSGVVWDSKCNDEFVELELKSSFLYPKMEFELFETMLLRGDKIFLLQNHLKRVINSAKLLGFKLPIEFDFDDIDESVLKFCDIIGGINSQSGFESISKFRNIFANLKPSNGDTRVNLILSKSGEFKIIQTQIPPINSNKIAISQNRLNSCNDLLYHKTTLRDEHIVNDGLFDIFYLNEKDELCEGSRSNIVLNIDGKFLTPKLQSGMLPGTLREKLLKSDEIQEDILRLDDLKNAKEIYAINSLRGAIKVEL from the coding sequence ATGAGCGAATTTAGTATTTTTGGCAAATATTTATATTATGATTTAAGTAAAGAGTTTATATGTTTTACAAAAGATGAGCTTAATAAGGCTTTAAATTTTATGCAAAATAGAAAAAATGAGTATTTTGTAGGATACTTAACTTATGATATGGATGAAAATAATCCAAATTATCCTATAGCACACTTTAAAGGTTATAGAAATAAAGAAATTTTTAAGCCAAAAAATAGTTTTAAATTTTCACTATTTAAGCCATATTTTTATCCACAAATTTTAAAAAATTTATCTAAAAAAGAGTATGAAAATGCATTTGCTCATATAAAAAATGAATTAGCTAGTGGCAATAGCTATCAAATCAACTTCACAAGTGAGTTACAAATATCTACTAAAGTTAGTAGCGATGATATTATAGCTACTCTTTTGAATAGACAAAAAAGCAGATATTTTGGCTATTTTAAAAGTCAATTTTGCGAGATAATATCCTTTTCTCCTGAGTTGTTTTTTAAATTAAAAGGTAAAAATATTACTTTTGCACCTATGAAAGGCACTATAAGGCGTGGTCAAAATAAAGCTGAAGATAGAGTTTTAAAAGCAAAGCTTAAAAATGATCCAAAAACTAGAAGTGAAAATTTGATGATAGTTGATCTATTGCGTAATGATATGAGTAAGATTATTAAAATTGGTTCATTGCATATAAAAAAGCCGATGAAAATCATTAAACTCAAAACACTATTTCAAGCAATTTCACCTCTTAAAGCTAAGCTTAAAAACAGAAATTTAAGCAAGATTTTTAATGCTGTTTTTCCTTGTGGGTCGATTACTGGTGCGCCAAAACTAGCCACAATGCGTATTATAAAGCGTTTAGAAGATAGAGAGCGTGGAGTTTATTGTGGTGCAATGGGGGTTATAAATGCTAATAAAGCCATTTTTAGCGTACCAATTAGAACCCTTGAAAAGAGATTTAATCAAGATTTTTACAGATATGGCGTTGGTAGTGGTGTGGTTTGGGATTCAAAATGCAATGATGAGTTTGTCGAATTAGAGCTAAAAAGTAGCTTTTTATACCCTAAGATGGAATTTGAATTGTTTGAGACTATGCTTTTGCGTGGCGATAAGATATTTTTATTGCAAAATCATTTAAAAAGAGTTATTAACAGTGCTAAATTGTTAGGATTTAAGTTGCCAATAGAATTTGATTTTGATGATATAGATGAGAGTGTATTGAAATTTTGCGATATTATAGGCGGTATAAATAGTCAAAGTGGTTTTGAGAGTATCTCTAAATTTAGAAATATTTTTGCTAATTTAAAGCCTAGCAATGGTGATACAAGGGTAAATTTGATCTTGAGCAAAAGTGGTGAGTTTAAAATAATCCAAACCCAAATTCCGCCCATTAATTCAAATAAAATTGCAATTAGCCAAAACCGCTTAAATTCTTGCAATGATCTTTTATATCACAAAACCACGCTACGAGATGAGCATATTGTAAATGATGGGCTTTTTGATATTTTTTATCTAAATGAAAAAGATGAGCTTTGCGAAGGCAGTCGTTCAAATATTGTGTTAAACATAGATGGTAAATTTCTTACTCCAAAGTTGCAAAGCGGCATGCTACCAGGAACTTTGCGTGAGAAATTATTAAAATCTGATGAGATACAAGAGGATATTTTAAGATTAGATGATCTAAAAAATGCCAAAGAAATTTACGCTATAAATTCGCTACGTGGTGCTATAAAGGTAGAACTATGA
- a CDS encoding response regulator, whose translation MRVLIVENEIYLAQSIASKLVEFGYSCEIATHIFEALRDERYDVVLLSTSFNSNEFYKVIENHKNSIIILLISYISSDTVSNPMKAGVSDYIQKPFMIEELVRKIKFFESFKRYEMLNETYSIMLESAMIINKPASLDHKKIKLPLIIHSSKIQISDGFVFSYAKESGLNCKIVDAKLGFDIKALLPNSFIYIRNIDELSLDARANMLDSLRGTPTIVHSASDHIGFNFMMLGEPRAAMMSDILSIDEYVKQMILLYQDILPDTEISKKLGISRKSIWERRKRHDIYRQK comes from the coding sequence ATGAGAGTTTTAATAGTAGAAAATGAGATTTACCTAGCTCAAAGTATCGCTAGTAAGTTAGTTGAATTTGGATATAGTTGCGAGATTGCTACTCATATATTTGAGGCTTTAAGAGATGAGAGATATGATGTTGTGCTACTATCTACAAGCTTTAATTCAAATGAGTTTTATAAGGTTATAGAAAATCATAAAAACTCAATTATTATCTTGCTTATTAGCTATATCAGCTCTGATACTGTATCAAATCCGATGAAAGCTGGAGTAAGTGATTATATCCAAAAGCCATTTATGATAGAAGAGTTAGTTAGAAAGATTAAATTTTTTGAATCATTTAAACGCTATGAGATGTTAAATGAAACTTATAGCATTATGCTAGAATCGGCTATGATAATTAATAAACCAGCTAGTTTAGACCACAAAAAGATTAAATTACCACTTATTATTCACTCTAGCAAAATTCAAATTAGCGATGGTTTTGTTTTTAGTTATGCTAAAGAGAGCGGATTAAACTGTAAGATTGTAGATGCTAAGCTTGGCTTTGATATTAAGGCTTTATTGCCAAATAGCTTTATATATATTAGAAATATTGATGAGCTTAGCTTGGACGCAAGAGCTAATATGCTTGATTCTTTGCGAGGTACGCCAACTATCGTTCATAGTGCAAGCGATCATATAGGATTTAATTTTATGATGTTAGGTGAGCCGCGTGCTGCTATGATGAGTGATATATTATCAATTGATGAGTATGTTAAGCAGATGATTTTATTATATCAAGATATCTTGCCAGATACTGAGATATCAAAAAAACTTGGAATATCGCGTAAATCTATATGGGAAAGAAGAAAAAGGCATGATATCTACAGACAGAAGTAA